tgtttttcctttgataaagtttgaagatggagAAAGAAAGGGTTGAAGGGAAAATTAACTTTTAAATATAGTACTATACCACACTTAGCAGTTCATATTGCAAGAAATGGTTAACTATTAACAAGTATGGAATTTTTGTTTCAGCATTTATTGTATTGTTaaatgacattttttttatttttatttatttttttttttttttttttacattgtagcaTTTACATATTTTATTGCTTGCATAATATATGACAGATACTtgcctaagacaaaaaaagactggTTTCTGCTGGCAGTACTgcacaataaaaaaacagaaaatttctcAACTCATTCATCCACAAGACTGTTTACAAAATTGATGCACAGGGAGTTATTTTGCCGCAGCACATTGTAAAAGTGATTGTGATGGACTTGGTGGACACTGTCAGAAGATTTGCTCCTAAACCAAGTTTACTAAAGCCATTTGAAATTCAAATTACAACACCCAATAACTGTATGACTCTGTTCAGGAAACCATTCCTGGCATCCATTCTAAATTACGGCATCCATTCTAAATTACATACGGGTCCTAATTCAGTAGTTCACAAAACTATTCTAGGGACTCTCACTGCCTTCTCTTGTTCTGGTGTCTTATTTTCAGGCTTTGCCATTCAAAGTCTATGGTTTAATAACCATACTCTTTAAATGGTAAATCAAGCATGTAAGCCATTTCTAAACAGCAGACTTTCTCAGACGATTTGAGCATCACTGAGGTTGGATTTGTTACAGTTGCCTCAGACAACAGTGCCAGTTCTCAAAGTTGGTGGTAGGTTGGTTCCATTCTTGACAAGGACAGTGATTGTAAGAAGTTCAGTGTTAGTGTTCATCTTCCAAAGGGATGTGCAGCTTCATTTTTTATCCTTATTGAAACTGTGAAATATTGAAAGGCATGTGACCTTATTGTAGGCCTACCCTAAGGAAAGTAGAGTCCAGGATGTCTTACTGGAAGAGTTGATACATTGACCTTtgatgaaatcataattattagtaTAAACAAAGCTTTGTTgagtttatttactttatttttatcctATGTATCAGAAAAACATCACTTAAAACTATTTTAacaaaaaatgcagatgatgaTCATTAGAGTCAGTCTTGTTAAGTTTATACTGTAAgattaataaatataatttatttaatagtAAGCCTAATATCTTGTCGTGTTTCCTGTAGGGACTTACTGATTTTTTGGTTTGTTACTGAGATATCTTAGTTCTTTTCAATAATATAATGACTTTAATTTTATACATTTTCTgtcaagaaaagtgaagcacctaaaagggaaggaggaaacgaaataaaacttcatgtGTTGAGAAGCAATgtggcattatttcagtgattacaaaattgagtcaaatttacaaagcatTTGGCAGTGTGATCCCAGTCCTCAGTATGATGGTGCACCCCCTCTGGCTTGTATATATGCACTGGTTTGGTTGGGAGGGTATCATAAAGCCATCCTCTCCTGAAGCACTctggcccacaactattgtaacaGGCCCTTGATATGCTGGACACGGGCACCGGAACAGAGTTGATGTCTGTGCTGATTCCACCATATTTTGTCGGAGACAGAATTTTGCTGGCTGCCTCAGCATTATGCAGACAGTTAATAGACACACGTGCCATGTTTGGATGAGCAAATGGCATCACTATACTGTTACATGAGAGATAGTATACGAGAGTGCAGGAGGTCTGTGACATACCATTGCGCCATCAGGGTTCCATGAATCACTGTCAGCCATGATCTGAAGTCACATCCCATGTCcccccacactgtaacaccactgcgcctctccaaaacattggaataaGGGGATCTTTCCCCAGGTCACCACTATACTTCCCAATGGTGGTCATTTGGGTTATTGCAGAACTGTAGTTTGTCACTGAACTTAATGTGACACCGTTCGTCAGCAGTCTGTGCTTCCCTATCAGGGACCCACACCAAAAGCAAGTTTTTGTGTTGTGTTAACTgcagcctatgcatgggatggTAGTTCCCAAGTCTGGCTGCTCCTAGTCTCTGACCATTGGTGCAGGATGACACGTAATGTTGCAGGGAGTGTATCACTTGTTCTCAGGTGGCAGGTACAGAAgtgaaggggttacaatgttcTTAGAGCACAGTATGGTGATCATATGTTGTGGTGGTCGGACGTGGTCCTCTGGAACCTTGATGACGGTATCTGCCCTTACTCTTCCATGAAATCCAACATtaagccactgtcacatctgaatgccctacaaatctggaAATCGCATAACTCGACAAGTGAGCTGAACAGACCCCCACAGTGAGGTCCCTTACAAGCTCTGTCGATAGTTGATAATGCTGTGTCACACTTGTATCTCTTGTttgcttcacagtgatcactcaacagctGGCACTGTTTATGCTCCTTATATATCCTatcaagcctggtaacaacacaaaTGCACTGTTGTGGCAGTTCTATTTGTTGCAGAAAATTGCCGCTCCACTCAGTTATATACTGACTGATTATGTGTATTTGGTCAAAGTTATATTGACATCCAACCATATGTTCTGTATGATTTACTTttatttgtcaggcaatgtatctTAGAAACCCATTTATTCTCCATCTAAGAAATGAAACCAATTTTTATAAACACACATACAGAAAACTCATTTTTTTAGAAAGTACAAAGGGAATGTTTTTAGATTTTGCAAAATCTGAATTAATattgctgcttgtgtctgtgtatgtgtggatggatatgtgtgtgtgtgcgcgagtgtatacctgtccttttttccccctaaggtaagtctttccgctcccgggattggaatgactccttgccctctcccttaaaacccatatccttttgtctttccttctccttccctctttcctgacgaggcaaccgttggttgcgaaagctagaactttgtgtgtatgtttgtgtgtctatcgacctgccagcgcttttgtttggtaagtctcatcatctttctttttaaatatatatttcccatgtggaatgtttccctctattatatatatatatatatatatatatatatatatatatatatatatatataaaaacaaagatgatgtgacttaccaaacgaaagtgctggcaggtcgacagatctgtgtatgtgtggatggatatgtgtgtgtgtgcgagtgtatacctgtccttttttccccctaaggtaagtctttccgctcccgggattggaatgactccttaccctctcccttaaaacccatatccttttgtctttccttctccttccctctttcctgacgaggcaaccgttggttgcgaaagcttggattttgtgtgtatgtttgtgtttgtttgtgtgtctgtcgacctgccagcactttcgtttggtaagtcacatcatctttgtttttaaatatatttttccttcgtggaatgtttccttctattataactatatatatatatatatatatatatatatatatatatatatatatataacagagggaaacattccacgtgggaaaaatacatttaaaaagaaagatgacgagacccaccaaacaaaagcgccggcaggccgatagacacacaaacgaacacaaacacacacacacaaaattccagccctcgcaaccaacggttgcctcgtcaggaaagagggaaggagaaggaaagacaaaaggatatccttttgtctttccttctccttccctctttcctgaagaggcaaccgttggttgcgagggctggaattttgtgtgtgtgtttgtgtgtctatcggcctgctggcgcttttgtttggtgggtctcgtcatctttctttttaaatatatatatatttagttcAGTAAAATAAAGCTAATGTTACAGCATTACTGTGTCATATGTGGCAGTCAAATGAAGAACAAACAACTGCCACAACGAAACCATGAAATGATCAGACATGTCAAGACATCTCTCAGGGAAACGAGACAATCAGTTCCGCATAGAACCCGATTGGTCATTGACGGATCCACACCCACTTGTGCACTTCCTTGCCCGACAGAAACAGACgaccatgcatgtctttcttcaggttgccaaagatgTGAGAATCACACAGTGAAAGCTCCAGGCTGTACGtatgatgttgcagtgtttcccaacctgaTCACCAAAGCAGATCCTTCGACCAATTGGCATTGTGGGGGCTGGTGTTATCATGCAGCAGGGTGAATCCAGCCAACAGCATTCCTAATTGTTTTGATGTCATGGCATGTCGCAGTttgtgcaaagtgtcttcatagcacttGGCTTCAATTGTGGTTCCATGCTCGAGAAATAGACAAAGGGCCCCTGCAATCGAAGGAGGAGGTCATGGTGACCTCATTGAATCTGATGTGAACAGCTATGGATatcttggtggggggggggggggggggggatatggaaaCATTCCATTGTTGATAtgtaattcctggcagattaaaactgtgtgccagaccgagactcgaactcgggacctttgcctttcacgggaaagtgctctaccatctgagataccgaagcacaactcacgacccgtcctcacagcttcaattctgccagtatctcgtctcctaccttccattgtTGACTTGCCATTTGCCCTCTAGCTGTTGGACGGAGCcatcctgttgcatgataacaTCTCCCCCCAAACTGCCAATTGTATGAGGGCTATGCTTCAGAAATTTGGTTGTAAAACATTGCAACATCCTCTGTTCAGAAAggatctttcaccatgtgattttcacgtctttagTAACCCGAAGAAAGGGATGCTTGGACATAGACTTTGGTCAGGTGGGGAAGTACAAGAGTGTGTGCATTTTTTGATCCATTAGCGGGTGACTGTGTtttatgaaacaggaattgatcatcttgtctcccagtggggtaaatattttaacacttttggagattacttttgaatggaactattCCATGGTCCCACTGTGGTGGGCGCTTTCAGTTGGCAGACCCTCATACATATAAATGTAAAGCTTCAACCAATACATTTACAGTGACATCAGTTTCACCTCCCTAACATCAATAGTTTTGAACTTGCTCTGTTTCATGCACTACCAGATAAATGagcaaattttatttcttgaaatCTGAAAAAGAAACTGATCTATGcataaaaaagtataaaattttGTGCGTTTTATTTACTCTGCGGGTACATAAATAGCAAATCAAAATATCCGACTTGACTATGTCCAAAGCTTTGCTTGAGTTGATATGAATTGACCCTACTGTGAATTTGAATCTCAGCTGTGGTCGTCATGACCTATTTATTACTTCATAATCCTACTTTCTCTTCTGACCGAGATTGACAGAGTTGGCAGGAAGTTTAACACACTGTACTCTTATTCAGGAGGGGTGATGTTATTTTCGTGTCTCGccatccatatttatgtttttagtaATGTGCCTAAATTGCTAAAGATAGTTTCCAGGATGTTCCCTTTGAAAAGCCtgctgccaatttccttccccatccttcttcaATCCAAGCTTTTGCTTTGTCACCAATGACTTCATCACCAACAtggcttaaaattaattttttgtttgctatAGACCATCAGCAACATATAGTCACTTAAGTATTTTCCATCTGCTTTGTTGGATGATGCAGACATCAACAAGCATGATTGCAAGAGATCAGCAATATAATTTTTGGGTTGAGGAAGCAGAAGGATAGGCCACTGACAAAGTCAGTGTGTCAGCATTAAAAAATCAAGATCGTGACTTTTTTACTCCCATGAATTATGAATGATTAATTTATTCCCAAAGACCGTGTGCTTAATTTAATTTCTACTTTGATATAAGGAAACATTTGCATGAAATAGTTTATCTGAAGTAGGCCCTAGCTTGATTTGTGACAAAGACAGATGTTGGATACTTCTCATAACAATGTACCTGTTGACACAGTCATCACTGCAGGCTGCTTTTAGACCGATTATCCCAAAATGTTATGCAAATTGAAGTGCCAGGATCACAGCTCATTCTCAAGCAGTCATTCCTGCTATCATGGTGGAGTGCAGTATCATCGCTGATCATAGCCAAGCTATCCGTATTCCCCAGATTTGACCCTTCGTGACTTTTGGAAAAAAAGGGTGCAGTTATAAGACAAGAGATACCATAAAGAAATTATTATCAGTTGTACACTCAGGGGTCCTGAAAGATCAGTTTTGCCCATGCTACAGAGGCTGAAATTCCGTAAAGATTAGGGATTATTTAAAAGTAGTTTATATCTATCTAGTATCTGTTTTGATAAAAGATTTTTCATGCTAATCTATGATCTTTATCATATTTCGTAACTTGTCCTCTGCATTACATAATGaattatttagtttaacaaaatAAATCCTCTTTTGCTCCAGTGACATTGGATTTCATCTTAGAGAAAGAGTAAAAAAGGCGTTTACTGCTGGAGAATTGTTTCAAGGAGATGAAGAAAAGTGTGCCAGAGAGCACGCGAGCTTGAAAAGACTAGCTGATAATGTATATGGGAAGTTATACAAACGAACAATTTCATCTTCTGCCACTGGATTGACTGCAGAACAGTGCAACTCTGTGTTGTCAAGTGAATTTCTTGACTTGTTACAAAAAGAAAATCGTAGTATCTTCTCAAGACTATTTAGGGGAAAGTGATTCTGTAAACAATGTATTTCAGACCAGTGTACTGTTATTTGAACTCTAGATGCTGTGATATTGCTAGAAGATACAGTCAAGTATGCAACACCACTGCAAACAATGTTCATCACATCCCAGTAATGAAAAATGAAGTTATTGACTGCTTCCAACCAAAGGAAAACCAGTTGTACATAGACATGACTTTTGGTGCTGGAGGACATGCTGAACAACTGCTAAACTGTGCTCCCAACTTGAGAGTATTTGCATTGGATAGAGATCCAGTAGCCTTTGAGATGGCTAAAAACTTGTCCATGAAGTATCCCGATCAGTTGGTAcctttattgggaaaatttagtgAACTTCCAAAACTTCTTAAGAGACATGGAATACAACAAAACATGGTTGATGGGATTTTATTTGACCTAGGTTGCTCCTCAATGCAGTTTGATACTGCCGAAAGGGGTTTCTCAATAAGTAAGGATGGTCCACTAGACATGAGAATGGATGGCACTCGTTTTCCTTCCACCCCTACGGCTGCAGATGTTTTAGCTCAGATCGATGAACCTGATTTAGCAAAGGTATTGAAGATCTACGGAGAAGAGAAGCAAGCTAAGAAGATAGCAAGAGCTGTTATAGAGTCTCGGTATCAGTTTgttagactgaagacaacaaaagaCTTGAGTGATCTTGTGGCATCTGTGTGCAATGAAGAACATAGACTTGATAAACTTCAAAGGCCTTCCCATGCAGCTACAAAAACGTTCCAggctttaaggatatttgtaaataATGAAATCAATGAGTTAAATTATAGTTTAATTTTGGCTCACAGGTACTTGAAAGTTGGAGGTAAAATTGTAACACTTTCATTTCATTCACTGGAAGATCGTATTGTAAAGAGGCATCTCTGTGGCAATGTTATAGGAAATGCTATAAATCCTTTACCTCTTAAATATACTGATCACTCTTTGTGGTATAATAGAGATGATGTTGACAGTTTGTTACATAGCAATTGGAAACTTCTTCATAAGCATGTTCTAGTACCAGCCACAGAAGAAGTGGAAACTAACCCAAGAAGTCGTTCTGCCAAACTTAGATGTGCTGTAAAGATCAGTTAAAGCTAATTGTGATGAAATAGAAACATGCAATAAGTCTGTACCCCATGTGTAAAGGacaaaatgtttaaaacaatattctgttttcaaatgtgaaaatatgtaaattaatgTGTAATAAAGAGTGTCATTATATAACTGCTGTAATTTCTTTACCTGCCTTATCCCAACTTTGCAGTAGATAGAGAACCATCAGCATGTATGTTCTTAATAAGTGACATATTTCCAGTGCTTATTTGGTTATAACTCAATGAAAATTTTTAGTTTATTCATTTGACTGGCGCAGATGCTATAGTAATATCATTAGTACAGATTCATATATTAGGTAATTAATATTAAAACTGGCTTAAGACTTTAAAAATTCCTTACTTTTCTC
This genomic stretch from Schistocerca cancellata isolate TAMUIC-IGC-003103 chromosome 5, iqSchCanc2.1, whole genome shotgun sequence harbors:
- the LOC126187906 gene encoding ubiquinol-cytochrome-c reductase complex assembly factor 2, translated to MANNYRKFLKLLESWPVDPSKTERDIGFHLRERVKKAFTAGELFQGDEEKCAREHASLKRLADNVYGKLYKRTISSSATGLTAEQCNSVLSSEFLDLLQKENRSIFSRLFRGK
- the LOC126187905 gene encoding probable methyltransferase-like protein 15 homolog; the encoded protein is MYFRPVYCYLNSRCCDIARRYSQVCNTTANNVHHIPVMKNEVIDCFQPKENQLYIDMTFGAGGHAEQLLNCAPNLRVFALDRDPVAFEMAKNLSMKYPDQLVPLLGKFSELPKLLKRHGIQQNMVDGILFDLGCSSMQFDTAERGFSISKDGPLDMRMDGTRFPSTPTAADVLAQIDEPDLAKVLKIYGEEKQAKKIARAVIESRYQFVRLKTTKDLSDLVASVCNEEHRLDKLQRPSHAATKTFQALRIFVNNEINELNYSLILAHRYLKVGGKIVTLSFHSLEDRIVKRHLCGNVIGNAINPLPLKYTDHSLWYNRDDVDSLLHSNWKLLHKHVLVPATEEVETNPRSRSAKLRCAVKIS